The DNA region cgtctccccGAAAATATCGAAGGCACTTCCACAGGAGCCACAAACGCGATAAGAATCCAGcagtgtgtgcgtgtgtgtgtgtgtgtggtgcAAAACGGTCTGAAGCCTCTCTCGTTCTATGCAGCGCGCATATCGGGTTCTCGTTTGGCTGATGCTGCAGAGAGATCCAGGTGGTTAGACCTCACCTCCGCGTATCGCTGTTTTGCCCGAAGATCGTCTATGTACGCGTTCCTACGAATTGAAGAATTTGAAGCATCAGCACCCGTGTGCCCACGACGACATCGAATAAATAAGCAGTATATTGACGTAGCCTATGTTACTGAAGATTCATGAAGGCACTGAGCGTCTGCCGAGCAGATACCACGGACATTATTAAGAGATtgacgagagaggcgatTGAGAGGTAGATCACCGCGGCAACTGACGGTAAAACAAAGAAGCCCAAGACAGACACGCACCGCGCGACTTGCAGGGATATcaaggagaacaagagaaacgtCACGAGAGCGATAAACAAATCAAGAGAGATCAAGAAAAAAATCAAGAAGAGATCAAGAtgaagagcaagagagagatcaAGACCTAAATCACGAGAGATATCCAGGAGATGGAGTGAAAGATAAAATGGCGAGAACGACTTAACGATTGAGGGACATGTTAGAGCAGGAACCGTGGCACAGATCGCCTCCACAGCGTCGAGACCGAGATGAGCATACGtctccacagagagaagtcaggggcaaagagaaggaacgaggcAGGGGAAAAATCGACTCACCGGTTTTGTGTTGTATGCGCTGTGTACGTAGAACTTCTGTGGACAGTATGGAGATGCCTAGGCTACTCCCGACGTCCAATACTTATATGTCTATGACAGGTGCGCGATGTTCATGCAGTTGGTGTCTCTATGCACTGCCCAGCTGTGAGGGCTGAACGAAAGAAACACACCTCCTCTTtagtttttctctctcgcgaggcTCCGCATATTCACTTGCGTCAGATGAACAGTGCGCGCTTACGCTTCCGCTGGGGAGAGACTCGCCACGTGCTTCTTTTCCCATCTGCGAACGTCGCGGAGAATAGTCTTGTCtctgaaggagacacaccGCTGAAAGCTGATCTGCACAGGCCACAGAGGACacaaagaaaagcaggagaaCAGATGCAAAGGGTCGAACGCAAGAGacgagtggagaagaagaaaggaaacgcggagGCAGGACGCGGCGAGGAAGCTGAATCAAGTACGAAACGaccgaagagagcgacggaagAAAACCGGTGGGGGGACAAATGGCTGAGCCAACGACAGAACGCATTTGAATTGTCACTTGTGTTGGCCTCTGTGTCGCAACTCCCCAGGCCCCTCAAAGATGTGCAACAGCTCTCCACCTTTCTCTTGGTGGACTTGACACAACCGACGCGTCGTTGAGGATACATAGGAAAGGACATTCAGTTTCGACAACGTATGAGCCGAGGATCCCGAGCGGGTGCGCGGTCACGAGTTGAACTGAAGCTGGCGGTGGAGCGTGCTTCGACTTCCACGTTgatccctttcttctcccctcttaCCCACTGGGACTTGCACTGCTGAAGCCGGGCATACTTTCGCTTCGATTTCCGGTCGTGCTCGAGCATCTGAGTAACACAAGTGTCAACTGCGTCGTATCTCTGTTGGCATTTTTCGTGCTGCCTGTCCAGTTCCTCCTTGACTTTCTCGTCGGCCAACATCTCTTTGGGGACCTGAGGAAGCTTCATCATGTCTGGATACGAATGTAGCTCCGCCAGCGAGTACCCGTATCGCCTCATGGCAACTTTGATTcggttttcctcttcttcctcggaggggaaaaagaaagaagacagtcCGCCCTTCCGTCGACTCTCGGTGGCAGGTGCGCCTACAGAAGAACGAACATCTTCGTCCgtggaagaggaggagaaccaAGAAAAGGGATTGAAGGACGCCATAGGTTCCACGGAGAagggcagaagaaacgcgagtgagaagacgaaaaaaaagccGTCTCAGAGCAAAGCAAGGGCGCAGCCGAGGCTGGGAAGAGAAACGATGGGAGAAACAAGAAGCTCTGAAAAACAAatgcgaggaaggaaaaaacacagactgGACTGAACGCGCAGGTTCACCGTGAAGAGGAAATACACCCAGAACGCTGAAGACGATGTACCGCAGTCTGTCCCTCTTCGCCACTGCCTACATTCTACAGCTGTCCTCTCTCACTCACAAACGCGTTTCTGATCTCTGGGGaactcttcgtctttctctccctcttgctCCCAGTTTTGTTCCCCTCTTGCTCACTCGCAGCAAACGAGAGTCGCACCACACCCTAATTCACGACCCGTTCGtttcagaaagaaaaacgagaaaaatTCATCAGTGGCATACGGAAATTCAGAAAGCAGGAACACCAAGGAACCGGGAAGGATAGTATCAGTAAAGCGCGGGATAAAGCTGACCATGTATTGCGGCAAAATGCTACCGAGGAGGCAGGTAAAGATCAAACTGCAGGAGCCATCCTTCCCCAGTGGCTCACTGTTCCCCTCGTCCCAGGCACATCACTTCTTTTTTGACaccagcgagagaagaaacaactcCGTCCCGAGATCACACCGGCTAGGTGTCGGCTtttgaagagaaggaaaaaaattGTCGACAAGGCCACCGCGCAGAGAAGTCGCGACACGGGGATTCcgcgaaacgaaggagatGGACACACAAAAAAGCGAGATATTTCTCTGTAGGGATCCCATCGGTGAAGCGATAGTGGCTTTCTTCACCGTGAAGAGTTACGCTCATCGAGAGTGAAGGTTTCgcaagtgcatgcatttttcCTGCGGCCTGACGGAGTCGGAGGAGCGCTATACGCGTTGCCTCCACGTACGAGTGAGACACACATCGAGAGCTCATGGCACAAAGGTGAGAGCACAGGGGGTAAGCCGGAGAGGAGATGGCGATGAGAAGTGTTTGGcatctgcctttcttctgaTACGTTTTTCTTTCCCGTTCCCACTGTTGTTGATTTCTGTGTGAATGTTCCTGCTACAGCATACGCGCTCCCATTAGCTGCCTCGGGAAGAAGCGTTTTCGCCCACTTCCACGAATGCAGACTCGAAAGGAGTGGACAGGGGATGTGAATACTCGTTTTTGCTTTGCTGCGCAAGACTTGCAGGTATGTTGCCGTTCGTTTCAACCCTGCCTTTACCTCtggctttttcttttcttctccgctcgAAAGCAAGCCGTCAAACCGTTGCACGGGTGTGCTACGTGTCTTgctgcgcgcatgcacagggTGAGTCATTTGAGTTCTTTTGTCTTGTCTACCGCTTTTTGACTCCGCACGTGTATCTAGTTTGAAAAGCATTCTGCCGCCTACTCTTCTGCATTGcgacgccttctcttctccttgtgTCCGTCAATCCACGCTGagttgtttctctgcagcctccTCGTTTCCCCTTCCCTTATTTGCTTCTGTACTGGGTGCCTCATATCCAGGTGTAGCTCACCTCACAGGCTCTTTGCCCTCCAAGCACAGAGTTCTTGTGGGCTTGGCCACAACTTCTTTATCACCTGAAATATCTTCAGATTATCCGCTCCACTCCTCTGCGATTCCTCATCGGACTCATTTTATAGGGCAGAATGACTTTTATGTCTCGGGTAACCGTAATGTATTCTAAATCGATGTCTCTATCCACCGCGCTGCGTGCACACGTGACACTACGGGGTCTCCTCTCCCGAGCCTGTTCTGCTGTCCCCCAAGAATCTGTAGCAGCGATCAATTGCCCGCAGtcccgtttctctgcatttgGCTGTGGACTGTTTCGCCTGTCCTGTCAAAACAAAGCTCTTTCCTTGCCAGCAACGTTTCACATTTCAGTGGCACGAtgccagagagaggaacgacgcCGAACTACGTTGCAGGGACGTCCCTTTGTCGCGGCGAGGGAGTTTGCCTCCTCTGTTGCCGAATCGACAACCACTGCCAATGGCGCCATTCTTACTTGCAGTTTCTCGGAGGGAAGGGAAGGGACAAGGGAAGATCCTCTACGGACACGCTCCCCGCAGCAGACAAAAGTGCAAGGCAGAACTTCGGACGGTGTAGCAAGCGGTGGCGCCACCGAAGGCCCGAGCACGAGAGCATCAACACGAAGGCTGTCGATCAATAACGTTTCCTGTCAAATCGAAGACCGAGTGGGCGCTATTTCTGAATTGGCTGTAAGCCTGCACGATTTTTTTGAATTGACTGTTGTCCTACGGACAAAGACGGCTTGAACACAGCTGCGCGTCCTTCCGAGTTGTGTTTTTATCTGGTTGGGAAGGTCACACTTTGTtgcactttctctctctaggATGCAGGGAACAGTGGGAGAAGAATGAATACGAAACAGTAGAGGGAGTCTGCAACGCGACATGTTTCCTTCTGTGGCATAAATATGTGTGCCCACCTACAGCCCACTTGTCTACGTTCATCAACGGGCTCCCCTTCCTCATGCTCGGTTCTATTTTCTTCTGACTGCATGTGGCAGGCCATTTTCGCTGCGTACAATGTGAACATCACTGAGATTAGGAGCTCTCCGGATCCTCTGGATCTACGGAAGATGTGAGTATTTGGAAACTGAGACCCTGCGGCTGTGTAGGGTTAACAAGGTCGATGAACGTATCTCACCCCTATGCACAATTGGCTGCAATTGTTTTTTAAAATTGTGTGATTTTGAATTCGTACATCCAATAAGTAGGAAGATGAACGAAGTTTTCACAGGGTTGAGAAAATTTCTGGTTGTCATTGGTGTTTCATTATAT from Toxoplasma gondii ME49 unplaced genomic scaffold asmbl.1848, whole genome shotgun sequence includes:
- a CDS encoding hypothetical protein (encoded by transcript TGME49_212725), translated to MASFNPFSWFSSSSTDEDVRSSVGAPATESRRKGGLSSFFFPSEEEEENRIKVAMRRYGYSLAELHSYPDMMKLPQVPKEMLADEKVKEELDRQHEKCQQRYDAVDTCVTQMLEHDRKSKRKYARLQQCKSQWISFQRCVSFRDKTILRDVRRWEKKHVASLSPAEANAYIDDLRAKQRYAEYVQRRTDDEQEELRRKREHENLALRVKNLTAGPGGEDA